CCAGCAAAGCAGGGATGGTAATAGAAATAATGGCTAAATTTAATTGGCAGCTCACTGCACCACATGCTTTGTATCTCATTATTTTCTCCACAAAAATTGCAGGGAATAGGCATTATTTTTGTCACCCTATGCTGTTGATGAAACAGGCTTAGAGAATTTAAGAATTCTATCTAAGATTATACAGCTTTTAAACAGAGAATAAGAACGTAAACCCATAGCTGCCTGACTTCAAAAATCCATTGTCTTAAGCATCGAACTACACTACTCCGCAATAAGAGATTGGGACACATCTGTTCCCTGCATGCTAAGACACATTTTGAACTGAGAACTGAGGGGAGATGcattttatcatatttgtatTATTAACCACCttaaaggagagggaaaaaatgttATTACCTGAAGTTACTTGTTCAGGTGGACTAACATACGTGTGGCATAAAGAGTTACATTTGCTTCAGGACCACCTTATTAACTTTGGTCATCTGTTCCGAATCTAACTCTCTCTTTCAGTCCTCTGCTTCAAAATgaattctcaatttaaaaagttaattatctCCCCTTCCTGTCCAGTTTTACTACCATCATACTTACCCTGAGGAAAACAATGTCAATAATATGTCCTTCGCATCTTTCTCCATacgcaagaaaaaaaaacaagaatgattACACATAAATTGGTCAATATGCAGCCTCAAATATATTGTCAACGCTAGCTTCAGATTACAGTCACCAGACCCACTGTCTCAACACCATGGAATCCTCACCAATGGGACAAGCTCGCCTGCTTTCTTATATAGTGGAGGGTTGGCTATTTTACCAACATGGTACCCCTTCACCAAGATAAGGGTCACTGGGATGACCTCAGtccagtagttttcaaacttaactacacattagaatcacatgGGCAGCTTTAAGGTTTTTTTCGATAATCTAACCACACTCCTGATCAGTCAAATCAGAATTGTAAGAGGTGAGATAATCTCAGGCATCAGGATTTCTTCAAAGCTCCTCACCGTAATTTCAGTGTGCAGCTAAATTGAGAACTGTATCCACAAAGGCAGATAGATCAAACTAACCTCCCTGACCCAATTTGGCCTGCACAGACCAAACTAACTTTGCTAACACtgcagaaagagcattccagtgaagtgatggatgtgttatcTAAACTTATTGgaaaaatcatttcataatatgtacatatatcaaatcattatgttgcacaccttaaatttatacaagtctatgttatatgtcaattatatcttaataaagcagaataaaagtaaaattttaaataataaataataaaaaaagagaaaagattaaataGCCATTCAGTTTGAGGATAGTTCCAGCACCTTTGCCTCTGGACATATTTGCTCAGTCAGTTGGTGTTAAGGTCATTTATCTGAACATTACCAAATACCAAGACTGAGTTGTTAAGAATCACCTGTGGAGTTTGTGAACTTACAGTTTCTCCAGTCCTGTCCTCCAGTCATTCTGAGTCTATATACATATGAGATATGGGACaggaaaatgtacttttttttttttttttttgctgaggaagattagccctgagctaatatctgtgccaatcttcctctattttataggtgggttgctgccacagcatggctgccagcaagtggtgtaggtctgtgcctggaaaccaaaccctggccactgaagtgaagcacactgaacttaaccactaggccacaaggctggcctaGGAACCTGTACTTTTAAGGGACTATCCATGTAAATCTGATGTGAAGGTTTGGAAACCACATAACTACTCAATGAGGGAAGAAAGCtatccaaaataaatacaaaacatgGCCTTTCCCCAGGAATTTAGACAGTATACgtgagtgtgtgtacatgtataagTATTTATAAgtacatgtatatacatttatatacagaaataaataatgtcTCTCAGGAATTTTGAccgaggagagaaagagagattgaaatTCCTGGGATACTCCATGTCTTATAAGCCGAGTTATCAGAAAGCAATGAGGGATAAGTTATTCTGACATAAGAAGTTCATGTATTCCCAAGAAGACCTTTGAATTTCTTCATCCCCTGTAGAGGCTGCCAGAAATAACATGACGATAGCAGGGCAGCAGGGAGAGGTCTATGAGAAATAGGATCTGATCAAATTCCAGAGCCACTTTGAGGTCAGAAACAGAAATATTCTGTTTTAGTGAATGTGAAAGTCAGAGTGTGCATGAAATAGGAATAGAAGATACAAGATACCAGGAAAAAAACCTGTAAACCTCTTCATAGgaacaaaatcaccaacaaagatattttaattattagcGGTCTTTCTATGGttagaaataaaggaataaaagaagaaattatcttTCTCATGGcaataaagaaaaactcaatGTGTGAGAGTCAGGTGCAGAGTTCTTGTCctttaatgaataattttatctttgggaAAATGGCAATGATAGCAAGctactaaagagaaatgagagaacaaaatttcttttgaaatacacGTATATGCAACTTGTATTTCAGTCCTGTATGAGAATTGGTAAAGCCTGCATCTgaactataataaaataattatctatatttaaaaatctgtgcttaaatatattttctttgtaattcttaCTAAATTTTCACattagaatttaatttctttgttctaGTGTTTCTGTTGGTACATATAAATGTTGATTGGCtcacaattttaaatttagagaatAACAGGCTACAAGActgtatgtataaatatgttcTTTCAAAGAACTAGCAAAGTATTCTGAAATACAATTAGCTTTGAACTTGGATCGTATCAGTTTTTCCAGTAAATTCTATATCTCTCATCCAGACAAATCAGTATCAAAGATTAGGTTACCATTCTCTTTAGCCTGTACATAGCTATGCAAttatatgagaaaatgaaaactataccTTTTACTGACAGTCTCATATCAGCAATTTTGTCCCCAGAAAAGCTCTTGAACTCTAAATTTACAATGTTTAGAGTCTAACGGGCAGAGACGCTAACAAACGATGttaaagaaaagttttgaaaaataaaaataaaagataatggttctaatattttaatgtcttcaAACAATTTATTAGGActtttctgaaggaaataaaattttaaatataagagaataaacttctgaTAATAATACCCAGATTACCAAAACAGTAAGCTCAATAACCttaatttatttactaatttaaataaatgagaatgtaAATACTAAATAATATCCTACTTCACCTAgattacaaattatttaaattttaaaaatcaataaaagatgCACTTTCGTTTGGAGTGGGAGAAGGAGAGTTATTTTGCTCATGCAGGCTGATACTTAGCTGGTACACAGTGGTACAGACAAACCATTTgctaaaatatttccaaatgattcAGTATACCACCACCACTTCAGCAGGACCCCTACCCTAGCATCCCCAAATCTCCGCATGATCCAGAAACTATCATCACAAGTCTCGCTGACCTCATTCCAGTGCTCTGGCCAGTGTCAGTTCTGACCattcaatatttaaatatcacTATGTGCACAAAGTGAGAAAAGAGCCTTTTattggagagagaggaaattcAGTGAAATGATTCTGAGACTGAATAATGGAGCCATAGAACAGCTCTTCCTTCAGGTCCCCAGTGATAATTTTAAGACTGAATGGCAAGAACATCAGCTCAGAAGGCATCAGACGATGAAGTGGAGAATGTTCTGTGAAGCGAGTTTATTTGCCCAATAGTTTAAATACATAGTCactttttaatctccttttgGCTCTGCTAGTGTAGCTTTCTCCTTCCTCACATGAGCTTAATCACAAATTCCTTACTTCCTGGTGAAATTGGAAGAAGCATATTAATCCAAATCTTCGGTTTTCACCAATGCAGCTGTCTTCTCATAAATCCAAGAAATTTCAGCACTCCAgcaggaaatataaatatttcctttttgaaaataggCACATCCTTTGGATCCATTGATCTGGGCATATTCTTTGGGACTAAACATGAAAATTAGTGAATTTAAAATTAGTTATAAATTTCATATTTGAAGTTTAATAACAATACAGTGTTTCCAGTCAGCCTCATAGCCAAATATCTGAGTGCTGAGAGATTTCTGCTACACAACGCATCAAAATCCGTAAAGCTGGCATATCTGAGCTCTTTATTTCAAGTTAGTCATGATCCCAAGTAGAATTATTTAAGAAGGATAATTAAACTCTGGGTTGAGAATTTGTATTCTCTCCATTAACATGGCACAAACTACCCAATGCAGATTATATTAGAAGTACTAGAATTTCTTTACTTGAGAACATTATGAAGAAAAACCGAAAAATGAAATCACATTCTGTATAAAAGTTATTACATTTTACTATGcacaaatataattttgtatatgtttatcCATATGTGGAGGGTGACGAGCAAACAAGGCAGAGGtcaagggagaaaatgaataaCTACATAGATGTGGTTCTGATATCAGTCTCTAGGTCCTCTGCTAAGGAATTGGTGATAACTCCTAAAGAATGCCATTAGAAAATCATGCTCATGGGGGCTAAATCCTTTGTGTGCCCCAAGTTGCTTTTTATCCAAATGACCTGCATTATCCTATGATATTCTTTTCTTGCTTCAGAGCTGGGCTTACTAAATCTTCCTCTTAGGATATGCACTTGCTCAGAGTAGCCCTCATTCAGCAGAAAACTGATCCTGAAGCTCAGTTTCGCTAACCTGAGTGTAACAGTTGCAGTCTCAGGGGATCAGTGTCCCCAGGCTCTGAACCTTGCTGTGAAGGCCACTCCTCCATACTTTAATTTGGAGTCAGCAGAGTGGCCAGGGAGGCTTAAAACTTCTTTGGGAGAAGGGACACATCTTCTCAAattccaaaatggaaacaactacATTGACACAGTGTCATGGTTCTACTCTGTAAGCCTTCAGCGTAGCAGCAATACCTCAGATTAATCTGTAATCATTTCATGCCCAATATTACAAAGAAGGAACTGTcgtttttatttgtatgtttattacTTTGCATGTGCTTTTTGCCATTATTATTTGTGTGAAACCAGACTAGTCAATTTAATTTGACTAGTAGTGATGATTAGAGAGTGGGAGATTGGTGTTGAACAGAAAAGGCCATGACAAAACTTTGGCAAATAGATGAAGATACTGTATCTAGGGAAAAGAGCATAGGCATATCATTGTTTGTTATTCAAGGAATTTTGATGAATCACAACTGAAGTGCAGTATTTtgacagaaaataagcaattataattcaatttaaaagaacATTGACAACATGCattaaagaggaaaagagaagttaATTGAATGGATTAATAACTTGATTGGGTAGGAAGGCTAGGAGAAAAACCTGGAAAGATGCCAGTGATCTCATATTTCATCTaatataaaaataccatatgttatattaaaatatgaatataattataccattttaatataattgtaaAGAGAGGAGATCCTAAAAATACTTGGTTTTGTACtcactaaaataattttgcaaaattgtgtccctttacacatttttaagttgacatctcttttttcataactttaaatatttgcaaaaaatgcAATTCAGAGTATAAtatgtactttaaatattttcaccaaaaCCTTAAAGTGGCAGATTTAGCTCATTTTAATTCATGAAGAAAATCTGTCATGTAATCTAATTGGCAAGTTCCTGTCAAAAAACTAATTGTTAAACTGATCAGTCAATTCAGACTTACTTTTGGTTAGAAAATAGCTGACaattattctatttaaataaatgtgttaatGTATGTTCTTATGATAAACATTACTTTCCATATTGTAAGTTCTGGAGAATAGCTGAGAGGCTGAGCTCATGATCACTAAAGCACGCAGCCCTGATTTTGCCACTTATGAGCTGAGTGACCTCGGTAAGTTACGTAGTCTCCTATGAcaatttcttcctctataaaatggaactATAACAGTGCCTTTATCATAGGGCTAGTATTTGTAAAGTACTTTGAACATCTAAGTATCATTTGtgtttactaaataaataaataaatttaaacaaataaatgagattcACTGTCTTGCCATGAGTTTGTCACACATGTGAAATTAGGTACTCCTCCTTTCAATATTTGTTACTGAAGCTCTCTTTTCTTTGCACACTTTActctttctctatatatagatttataattcttataattaacatttattttcttagtattcCATTTTTTACTATTCCTAGCTTGGTGTTTTCTCAATAGTTAGAGACTTACAAGAATGGAGAGTGGATAGAGCCATCCTCTCATAGCCAACTTTTGCCAGATGGATCCCATTGTAATCCcaaccagaagaaagaaaactcaaataatgGTTTTGACTTCAGAAAATCCCGAGagagattcctgagaaaaaagaacaaagctggaggtatcacactctctgatttcaaaatatactacaaagccataggaaccaaaacagcatggtactggcacaaaaacagagacacagaccaatggaacagaattgagaacccagaagtaAGCCCACATATTTATGAgtagctaatattcaacaagggagccgaGAGCATatgatagagaaaggagagtctcttcaataaatgttactgggaaaactggacagccacaggcaaaagaatgaaagtagaccattatcttacaccatgcacaaaaatcaactcaaaatggattaaagacttgaatggaagacctgaaaccatgaaacttctaaaggaaaacataggcagtacgctctttgacatcggtcttagcagcatattctcaagtaccacgtctgaccgggcaagggaaacaaaagaaaaaatgaacaaatgggactacatcaaactaaaaaccttctgcacagcaaaggaaaccatcaacaaaatgaaaagacaacctaacaattgggagaagatatttgcaaccacatatcagataaggggttaatatccaaaatatacgaagaactcatacatctcagcaacaaaaaaaccaacaacccaattaaaaaatgggcaaaagacctgaagagagatttctccagagaaggtaTACGGAttgccaacaggcatatgaaaagatgttcaacatcattagctatcagggaaatgcaaatccaaactacaatgaggtgtcacctcactccggtcagaatggctataattaacaagacaggaaacaacaagtgttggagaggatgtggagaaagagaaccctcatacactgctggtgggagtgcaaactggtgcagccattatggaaagcagtatggagtatactcagaaaattaaaaatagacctaccttatgatccagctattccactgctgggtatttatccaaagaaattgaaaacacaaatacataaagatacatgcagccctatgttcattgcagcattgttcacaatagccaagacttgggtgcaacctaggtgcccatcaagggatgaatggataaagaagatgtggtatatatacacaatggaatacaactcagctttaagaaatgatgaaatccagtcatttatgacaacgtggatggactttgagggtattatgctgagtgaaataagtcagagggagaaagttaaataccatatgatctcactcataattagaagatgaaaacaacaacaaacatgcACATGGCAACAAAGATTGgatggtggttaccataggagaagtgggggggagggagggcaaaaggggtgattaggctcacacatgtgatgatggattataattaatttttggatactgaacatgatgcaatccacacagaatttgaaatatgttacgatgtacatctgaaaactatataatgttataatccaatgttactgcaataaaaaaaagattaagaatattcacttcttttcctagtttcctaTAGACTTTTCGCGTGATTGAGTGTTGAagtttatcaaatgcttttttgcatcTATGGAAGGTTTGAAATGATTATTCTCCTTTTACGTTAATGTAATGGATTTTGTtgattggttttcaaatgttatatTAAACTTTaatcatgaaatttaaaaaaaagaaaagaaaatcctgagagagaaaacaggaaatatGTTATGCGAGAGCCACTTTCAAGTTTGCAGAAGTAAGGTAGGTGGGAACAttcattaaattcatttattaattctcatTCAAAATACACTGATTCTTACTCTGTGAGTCAGGTactctatttatttactttccatTATGTAGATAATTTCTCAAACCAGGGAAGAAGATTCAATCAGACCTTTTCTTCCAAGTTATCTATCTTTACCAAGGTGGAGTTCTTGTCCATGCAGTTTTTTCTACTGTTGGTCCAGGTTTTTTCCTCACTTGTTGAAAAATAGTAACAACTGTTTGGGTACTATTGCAACATCTTAGGACAGGGATTACATTTATcatctaaaaaagaaattacaccCAATAGTACAAACTAAACAAGTCTAGAGTGACCGGGAAGGTTTGGGAAACTAAATCATTTCATTTGACAATATGTCTGAGAGCCAGCACCCTGAAAATATACTGCTTTAGGAGACTCTGAAAATGAAGTCACCACCAATTATGAGTTGGGACAATGGTGACTGAAATTCCCTTTTCAGGGTTCAGTCCTCCAGCTTCAGAATTACCGGCTACACCTTTTACTTCTTAAGGCAACAGGATCACCTAAAAATTGTTCATAAAATGAGGGGCTGAAGTATCCAGATTGGTATCATTCTAAGATGCTTCCCAAATTTGCCTCTGTgctttcaaaaatatcaaatgaatTTTTATCTTCCCTTGTCTTCTGTAAATTTAGTGTGGCATCAATAGAGGTCATTGGATTACATAACTCTCTCATAGTCTGATGCAGTGTACATAAGCAACATAAACTGGGGCAACAGATTTGACATGACTGGTCAACAGGTCCTGATTACCTGAAGTGTTAATGACTAGCTCTTGGCAGAGTTTGATGGCCATTTCTCCCCACATTTTCAATAGATTGGAGATCTGTGATTTGAGAAGTTTCTCCTCCATGGGAAAGTTTCTGTAGTGCTCAGCTGCTGAGATAAGTTATTCTGCAGTTAGTGGATGATTTTCTGAAGTTGACTCAATTTCTCTGAGTGTGAGTTAATATCATTAGCTGTCTACAAAACTCCAAGACATAACAGGAGACAAGTTCATATACCTTTCTATTCTCATGATAGCCATAAATAATTCTCTTCACACAgtaatatttcttatatttttacaatattcatTAGTAGCTTCTAATAATTGAGGTATCATGGAAGAAACACACCATATGACTTTATATTCCAGGTTGTTTATagctaattttataattttatttatattttaattacgATTGTACttgcattaaaataatgaattaataattaCATATTTCTGACATTTCATCTAAGGCAATAATGGTCTTTCTGCCATTCATTtggtggaatttttttcttttttctatatggACTTGGTTCATGTAATTGTTGTTTTCCATGCAGGACATTGGGTCCTGGCCAAAATGTCTATAAgatatttggtccatgccaaaggGTCCTTGAAATTTGGTCCTGTTCAAAATGTCTATCAGCATACTTGGTCCCTGCCAATGGTTGTGGACAAGAcgaaatatcaaggaccttttggcatg
This DNA window, taken from Equus przewalskii isolate Varuska chromosome 5, EquPr2, whole genome shotgun sequence, encodes the following:
- the CLEC12B gene encoding LOW QUALITY PROTEIN: C-type lectin domain family 12 member B (The sequence of the model RefSeq protein was modified relative to this genomic sequence to represent the inferred CDS: inserted 2 bases in 2 codons; substituted 4 bases at 4 genomic stop codons), translating into MSKEVTYVTLTFQDSVREGYIWDRNNLTKREYPAPSXTWLQAGLSLPTPYLMLLTGLVILGIMFLXTANDINSHSEKLSQLQKIIHXLQNNLSQQLSXYRNFPMEEKLLKSQISNLLKMWGEMAIKLCQELVINTSDDKCNPCPKMLQXYPNSCYYFSTSEEKTWTNSRKNCMDKNSTLVKIDNLEEKDFLKSKPLFEFSFFWLGLQWDPSGKSWLXEDGSIHSPFLFSPKEYAQINGSKGCAYFQKGNIYISCWSAEISWIYEKTAALVKTEDLD